A single window of Oerskovia paurometabola DNA harbors:
- a CDS encoding nucleoside deaminase, with the protein MGLALHEATHALATGDVPVGALVVGPDGRLLGLGRNRREEIGDPTAHAEVLALRQAAATLGSWRLEGCTLVVTLEPCAMCAGATTLARVERLVLGAWDPKAGACGSVWDIVRDRRNPHRVEVVGGIRDVECGDLVREFFETQR; encoded by the coding sequence ATGGGGCTCGCGCTGCACGAGGCGACCCACGCCCTGGCCACGGGAGACGTGCCCGTCGGGGCGCTCGTCGTCGGGCCCGACGGGCGGCTGCTCGGCCTCGGCCGCAACCGGCGCGAGGAGATCGGCGACCCCACCGCGCACGCCGAGGTGCTCGCGCTGCGCCAGGCCGCCGCGACGCTCGGCTCGTGGCGCCTCGAGGGGTGCACGCTCGTCGTGACGCTCGAGCCGTGTGCGATGTGCGCGGGTGCGACCACGCTCGCCCGCGTCGAGCGGCTCGTGCTCGGCGCGTGGGACCCCAAGGCCGGGGCGTGCGGGTCCGTGTGGGACATCGTGCGCGACCGTCGCAACCCGCACCGCGTCGAGGTGGTCGGCGGCATCCGTGACGTCGAGTGCGGCGACCTTGTCCGGGAGTTCTTCGAGACGCAGCGCTGA
- the upp gene encoding uracil phosphoribosyltransferase: MRLHVADHPLVAHKLTVLRNKDTASSTFRLLVDELVTLLAYEATRDVRVEPHEVETPVTTTVGVRIAEPRPLVVPILRAGLGMLEGMTRLLPTAEVGFLGMQRDEKTLEAVTYANRLPDDLTGRHVFLLDPMLATGGTLVAAIDYVFERGARDVTAVCLLAAPEGIEVLEKAVGDRVDVQLVVAAVDERLDENAYIVPGLGDAGDRLYGVV; this comes from the coding sequence ATGCGCCTGCACGTCGCCGACCACCCGCTGGTCGCCCACAAGCTCACCGTCCTTCGCAACAAGGACACCGCCTCCTCGACCTTCCGCCTCCTGGTGGACGAGCTCGTGACCCTGCTGGCCTACGAGGCGACGCGGGACGTCCGGGTCGAGCCTCACGAGGTCGAGACCCCGGTCACCACGACGGTCGGGGTCCGTATCGCCGAGCCGCGCCCGCTCGTCGTCCCCATCCTGCGTGCGGGCCTGGGGATGCTCGAGGGCATGACCCGCCTGCTGCCCACGGCCGAGGTCGGCTTCCTGGGGATGCAGCGCGACGAGAAGACCCTCGAGGCCGTCACGTACGCGAACCGCCTCCCGGACGACCTGACGGGTCGCCACGTGTTCCTGCTCGACCCGATGCTCGCGACCGGCGGGACGCTCGTCGCGGCGATCGACTACGTGTTCGAGCGCGGTGCGCGGGACGTCACGGCCGTGTGCCTGCTCGCCGCCCCCGAGGGCATCGAGGTCCTCGAGAAGGCGGTCGGCGACCGGGTCGACGTCCAGCTGGTCGTGGCCGCCGTGGACGAGCGCCTCGACGAGAACGCGTACATCGTGCCCGGCCTGGGTGACGCGGGCGACCGCCTCTACGGCGTGGTCTGA
- a CDS encoding winged helix-turn-helix domain-containing protein, which yields MSTLTQKTLRPHAPHRRTHPGFVLYVGVDAASGEHPQAELVELAEALGELAREWLPDAETYTALTLSEPATDRHEHLVDEGRRKARGRSAARRAEVPVPAPDLAPLGDVEAFRDRLAALSPFPRVVIDPASRRVTVDGSEQRLTHKEFELLTHLYRSAHRVVTRGELLSTVWGADAVRDGSRTIDVHVRRLREKLGLQHVISTVRGLGYRFDPQTHVVLRGSGDAA from the coding sequence ATGTCCACCCTGACCCAGAAGACCCTTCGTCCGCACGCACCCCACCGCCGCACCCACCCCGGGTTCGTCCTGTACGTCGGGGTCGACGCCGCGAGCGGGGAGCACCCGCAGGCCGAGCTCGTCGAGCTCGCGGAGGCTCTCGGCGAGCTCGCCCGTGAGTGGTTGCCCGACGCCGAGACGTACACGGCCCTGACCCTGTCGGAGCCCGCGACCGACCGGCACGAGCACCTCGTCGACGAGGGGCGCCGCAAGGCGCGGGGCCGCAGTGCCGCGCGCCGCGCCGAGGTCCCCGTCCCCGCACCCGACCTCGCGCCGCTCGGCGACGTCGAGGCGTTCCGCGACCGCCTCGCGGCCCTGTCGCCGTTCCCGCGGGTCGTGATCGACCCGGCGAGCCGGCGCGTGACCGTCGACGGCTCCGAGCAGCGGCTCACCCACAAGGAGTTCGAGCTCCTCACGCACCTGTACCGCTCGGCGCACCGCGTCGTGACGCGGGGCGAGCTCCTGTCGACCGTCTGGGGGGCCGACGCGGTGCGCGACGGCAGCCGGACCATCGACGTCCACGTGCGCCGGCTGCGCGAGAAGCTCGGCCTCCAGCACGTCATCTCGACCGTCCGCGGGCTCGGCTACCGGTTCGACCCGCAGACCCACGTCGTCCTCAGGGGCTCGGGGGACGCCGCCTGA
- a CDS encoding glutathione S-transferase family protein produces MSDTTGTNPVPRGWKRRGPHFTDRIAADSTSAPGGQGDDQGRWPVEPGRYRLVASLACPWAHRSIIVRRLLGLENAISLGVVDPIQDSRSWRFTLDRDGVDPELGSHFLAEHYLARDPEDDGGVSVPALVDVPSRLLVTNDYPQITLDLSTEWTAYHRPGAPDLYPEAWRDEIDDVAEKVYLDVNNGVYRAGFADSQEKYDRAFGILFERLDWLSDRLSERRYLVGDHITEADVRLFTTLVRFDAVYHGHFKTNRNKITEDRVLWGYVRDLFQTPGFGDTVNFEHIKHHYYRVHSQLNPSGIVPDGPDLSGWLTPHGREALGGSPFGAGSAPTAATDLASYHLAPLAVPVEGEPRAARPRD; encoded by the coding sequence ATGAGCGACACCACCGGAACGAATCCCGTCCCCCGCGGCTGGAAGCGCCGCGGCCCGCACTTCACCGACCGCATCGCCGCGGACAGCACGTCGGCACCCGGCGGGCAGGGCGACGACCAGGGCCGGTGGCCCGTCGAGCCCGGCCGCTACCGGCTCGTCGCGAGCCTCGCGTGCCCGTGGGCGCACCGGTCGATCATCGTGCGCCGGCTGCTCGGGCTCGAGAACGCGATCTCGTTGGGCGTCGTCGACCCGATCCAGGACTCCCGGTCGTGGCGCTTCACGCTCGACCGTGACGGCGTCGACCCCGAGCTCGGGTCGCACTTCCTCGCCGAGCACTACCTCGCACGCGACCCCGAGGACGACGGCGGGGTGAGCGTGCCCGCGCTCGTCGACGTCCCGTCGCGGCTGCTCGTCACCAACGACTACCCCCAGATCACGCTCGACCTGTCGACCGAGTGGACCGCGTACCACCGGCCGGGCGCCCCCGACCTCTACCCCGAGGCGTGGCGCGACGAGATCGACGACGTCGCCGAGAAGGTCTACCTCGACGTCAACAACGGCGTGTACCGGGCCGGGTTCGCCGACTCGCAGGAGAAGTACGACAGGGCGTTCGGGATCCTCTTCGAACGGCTCGACTGGTTGTCGGACCGGCTGTCCGAGCGCCGCTACCTCGTCGGTGACCACATCACCGAGGCCGACGTGCGCCTGTTCACGACGCTGGTCCGGTTCGACGCGGTCTACCACGGGCACTTCAAGACCAACCGCAACAAGATCACCGAGGACAGGGTCCTGTGGGGATACGTCCGCGACTTGTTCCAGACGCCCGGGTTCGGCGACACCGTGAACTTCGAGCACATCAAGCACCACTACTACCGGGTGCACTCCCAGCTCAACCCGAGCGGGATCGTCCCCGACGGCCCCGACCTGTCCGGGTGGCTCACGCCGCACGGACGCGAGGCGCTCGGCGGTTCACCCTTCGGTGCCGGCAGCGCGCCCACCGCCGCCACGGACCTGGCGTCCTACCACCTCGCGCCGCTCGCGGTGCCCGTCGAGGGCGAGCCCCGGGCGGCACGCCCCAGAGACTGA
- a CDS encoding sigma-70 family RNA polymerase sigma factor, with protein sequence MTQVDTSRDDAPTSDAELITAVRAGDYAAFGALYERHAAAARTVARQYVRSGSDADDMVSEAFAKVLGILQSGGGPDVTFRAYLFTVVRRLSYDLSNAGRRTQPTDDIETFESAFGPMASTEDPTLLGFERSVVTKAYQGLPERWQAVLWYTEVEEMNPAQIAPLLGLTANGVSALAYRAREGLRQAYLQQHLTGASSAGCENVNPLLGSYVRGGLAKRETAKVDAHLEECGECRALVLELGDVSHGMRAVIAPLVFGAAGLGLVGTALPLTGGAAVGAGAAGATGAAGGGASGGAGSGAAGASGSGAAGSGAAAGSSGAAAGTGAVGGGAAGTGAMGGAAAAGAAATSGGLGAAAAVGASAAVGTGAAAAAGATGLAAFIAASPLIAAAVGVVAVAAVGAGVVAVSGGFSSDPPPSAGASPDPSQSPSGSPSDSPTGTPKSEALPAPGTDPTSPANTAPLDSAPAEASNPAEPASNGSGSGAAGSGETATTPLTPPSVPLTPVDPFPGAPDPVLPVTPAPPASLDLAFSPLTLAARAPQDLALTASNSGGTSAEEVVVDVLLPPNVSVVTSAVTAGRGVVPAIRLAALPCGPATAQDGGSSLVTCSVGVLAPGEKKDLVITVQASRGGSYTFGGAVHGKGLSPVKTTYAPAPVPSYGAEIDLTTPVVGDLLNPGATAVRLTAHNSGDVDAQGVRFSLGNLPDGVTAKPLTGGWACTPSGGSLTCANDAAALHAPDANQNGGPPVSLDVQLLAGDGMKQSTTGLTFSATTSSAGRTLKDSASADLTVGEPWAGAAGTAPGGGTIVPSCTDGTARIAVDATNTTAYDDLRVTLGAGAVSSEAVPLRRGASTVLTVSHDLRVPAQGAPATLNLETTVDGQTFRTTVDAGSVGPKDCFVPQWLASGDVTTRTVNEAGTIGLEADVTNRTGRPLTVQVDGMTPVGQEASRGAVTIAPQTTVAFARATGVKDLPAGVLTVRQHLSAPDEQGDPGEYDSQLTAGYAAARIAPASPKPTVGQCTYDPAALTSSAPVTLVFDNTASTLAVSFTVAGRDDLAREVAAGASAKVTASVGYQGATFAVSADGRQVATHALPATSCYVPNWSAQQSARSEVVDQAIRIVGTYTNTSPGPVQVGMKTSYGEAKKVEVPAGATKEFVVPVAGTRLPPGAVEFQQSLTADGVVRSSTVTARYEAARYEIYAPTVGAPILGVCFFEDNEQQSYRPVTFVYDNMASTAAVTFHVEVNGVLAPETKRVVQDQKRVQLKVPNVPEAGATYRVVADSGQSWTFEVAGQTCLPTWHWTEAYRVGDRVAYEGRNYTATQRSVSVAPSSLLGPFFWRDESRG encoded by the coding sequence ATGACGCAGGTCGACACGTCGAGGGACGACGCCCCGACGAGCGATGCCGAGCTGATCACCGCTGTACGCGCGGGAGACTACGCGGCATTCGGTGCGCTGTACGAGCGGCATGCCGCCGCGGCGCGCACCGTGGCGCGCCAGTACGTGCGCTCGGGCTCGGACGCCGACGACATGGTGTCCGAAGCCTTCGCCAAGGTCCTGGGCATCCTGCAGTCCGGCGGCGGACCCGACGTGACGTTCCGCGCCTACCTCTTCACCGTCGTCCGGCGCCTGTCCTACGACCTGTCGAACGCGGGCCGACGCACGCAGCCCACCGACGACATCGAGACGTTCGAGAGCGCGTTCGGACCCATGGCGTCGACCGAGGACCCCACGCTCCTGGGGTTCGAACGATCCGTCGTGACCAAGGCCTACCAAGGTCTGCCCGAGCGATGGCAGGCCGTGCTCTGGTACACCGAGGTCGAGGAGATGAACCCGGCCCAGATCGCACCGCTGCTCGGCCTCACGGCCAACGGTGTCTCGGCGCTCGCCTACCGGGCCCGCGAAGGGCTGCGCCAGGCGTACCTCCAGCAGCACCTCACGGGCGCGAGCAGCGCCGGGTGCGAGAACGTCAACCCGCTGCTCGGGTCCTACGTCCGCGGCGGTCTGGCCAAGCGGGAGACCGCCAAGGTCGACGCCCACCTCGAGGAGTGCGGTGAGTGCCGCGCGCTCGTGCTCGAGCTCGGCGACGTCTCGCACGGCATGCGCGCCGTCATCGCCCCCCTGGTCTTCGGGGCGGCAGGGCTGGGCCTGGTCGGGACAGCTCTCCCGCTCACCGGAGGTGCCGCGGTCGGCGCAGGCGCCGCGGGGGCCACGGGCGCGGCCGGTGGTGGCGCCAGCGGCGGTGCTGGCAGCGGCGCAGCGGGGGCCTCCGGCTCTGGCGCCGCTGGTTCAGGGGCCGCGGCGGGCAGCAGCGGTGCGGCTGCCGGGACCGGCGCCGTGGGTGGTGGAGCCGCCGGAACCGGCGCCATGGGTGGCGCGGCGGCGGCCGGTGCGGCTGCCACGAGCGGCGGGCTGGGCGCAGCCGCAGCCGTCGGCGCGAGTGCCGCGGTCGGCACCGGAGCTGCGGCCGCAGCCGGCGCGACCGGCCTGGCGGCCTTCATCGCCGCGTCCCCCTTGATCGCCGCAGCCGTCGGCGTCGTGGCGGTCGCGGCCGTGGGAGCCGGCGTCGTCGCGGTGTCCGGGGGCTTCTCGTCCGACCCGCCCCCGAGCGCCGGGGCCAGCCCCGACCCGTCGCAGAGCCCGTCCGGCTCGCCCTCGGACTCTCCCACGGGCACCCCGAAGAGCGAGGCCCTGCCCGCCCCGGGGACCGATCCCACCTCACCGGCGAACACGGCGCCGCTCGACAGCGCGCCCGCCGAGGCCTCGAACCCCGCGGAGCCTGCCTCGAACGGGAGCGGCTCGGGGGCTGCGGGCTCCGGAGAGACCGCTACGACGCCCCTCACGCCGCCGAGCGTCCCGTTGACGCCGGTCGACCCGTTCCCGGGCGCTCCGGACCCCGTCCTGCCTGTGACCCCCGCTCCGCCGGCCTCCCTCGACCTGGCCTTCTCCCCGCTCACCCTCGCTGCCCGTGCCCCGCAGGACCTGGCCCTCACGGCGTCGAACTCGGGTGGCACGTCGGCCGAGGAGGTCGTGGTCGACGTCCTGCTCCCGCCGAACGTCTCGGTCGTGACGTCCGCGGTCACCGCGGGCAGGGGCGTCGTCCCGGCGATCCGGCTCGCCGCGCTGCCGTGCGGCCCGGCGACTGCGCAGGACGGCGGGTCGTCGCTCGTCACGTGCTCGGTCGGGGTGCTCGCTCCCGGGGAGAAGAAGGACCTCGTCATCACCGTCCAGGCCTCGCGCGGCGGGAGCTACACGTTCGGTGGTGCCGTGCACGGCAAGGGCCTGAGCCCGGTGAAGACGACGTACGCCCCGGCCCCCGTGCCGTCGTACGGCGCCGAGATCGACCTGACGACGCCCGTCGTGGGAGACCTCCTCAACCCGGGAGCGACCGCGGTCCGCCTCACGGCCCACAACTCCGGCGACGTCGACGCCCAGGGGGTGAGGTTCTCCCTGGGCAACCTGCCCGACGGCGTGACCGCCAAGCCGCTGACCGGGGGCTGGGCCTGCACGCCGAGCGGCGGATCGCTGACGTGCGCGAACGACGCCGCAGCGCTCCACGCTCCTGACGCGAACCAGAACGGCGGCCCTCCCGTGTCGCTCGACGTCCAGCTGCTCGCGGGCGACGGCATGAAGCAGTCCACGACGGGCCTGACGTTCTCCGCGACCACGTCCTCGGCAGGCCGGACCCTGAAGGACTCCGCGAGCGCGGACCTGACGGTCGGCGAGCCGTGGGCCGGGGCCGCCGGAACGGCCCCGGGCGGGGGGACGATCGTCCCGTCGTGCACCGACGGCACGGCGAGGATCGCCGTGGACGCCACGAACACGACCGCCTACGACGACCTGCGCGTGACCCTCGGCGCCGGCGCGGTGTCCTCCGAGGCCGTGCCGCTGCGTCGTGGTGCCAGCACCGTGCTCACGGTGTCCCACGACCTGCGCGTTCCCGCGCAGGGCGCACCGGCGACCCTGAACCTCGAGACCACCGTCGACGGGCAGACGTTCAGGACGACGGTCGACGCGGGTTCGGTCGGTCCCAAGGACTGCTTCGTCCCGCAGTGGCTCGCGAGCGGCGACGTCACGACCCGTACGGTCAACGAGGCAGGGACGATCGGCCTGGAGGCCGACGTCACGAACCGGACCGGTCGGCCCCTCACCGTGCAGGTCGACGGCATGACGCCGGTCGGTCAGGAAGCCTCTCGCGGAGCCGTGACGATCGCTCCGCAGACCACGGTGGCGTTCGCGAGGGCGACCGGGGTGAAGGACCTCCCTGCGGGTGTCCTGACCGTGCGCCAGCACCTCTCGGCCCCCGACGAGCAGGGCGACCCCGGCGAGTACGACTCGCAGCTCACGGCCGGCTACGCCGCAGCACGGATCGCACCCGCGAGCCCGAAGCCGACGGTCGGGCAGTGCACGTACGACCCGGCCGCTCTCACGTCCTCGGCTCCGGTGACCCTGGTGTTCGACAACACGGCGTCGACGCTTGCGGTGTCGTTCACCGTCGCGGGCAGGGACGACCTCGCTCGTGAGGTCGCGGCGGGTGCGAGCGCCAAGGTCACCGCGTCCGTCGGGTACCAGGGCGCAACGTTCGCCGTCTCGGCCGACGGCCGCCAGGTCGCGACGCACGCGCTCCCCGCCACGAGCTGCTACGTGCCGAACTGGTCCGCGCAGCAGTCCGCGAGGTCGGAGGTCGTCGACCAGGCGATCCGCATTGTCGGCACCTACACCAACACGTCGCCCGGTCCCGTGCAGGTCGGCATGAAGACGAGCTACGGCGAGGCCAAGAAGGTCGAGGTGCCCGCAGGGGCGACGAAGGAGTTCGTCGTCCCGGTCGCGGGGACGCGGCTCCCGCCAGGGGCGGTGGAGTTCCAGCAGTCGCTCACGGCCGACGGCGTGGTCCGCAGCAGCACGGTCACCGCCCGGTACGAGGCCGCGCGCTACGAGATCTACGCCCCGACCGTGGGTGCCCCGATCCTGGGCGTCTGCTTCTTCGAGGACAACGAGCAGCAGTCGTACCGACCGGTGACGTTCGTCTACGACAACATGGCCTCGACCGCCGCCGTCACGTTCCACGTCGAGGTGAACGGTGTGCTCGCACCCGAGACGAAGCGTGTGGTGCAGGACCAGAAGAGGGTCCAGCTCAAGGTGCCGAACGTGCCCGAGGCCGGCGCGACCTACCGCGTGGTGGCGGACTCCGGGCAGTCGTGGACGTTCGAGGTCGCCGGGCAGACCTGTCTGCCGACCTGGCACTGGACCGAGGCCTACCGGGTGGGCGACCGCGTCGCGTACGAGGGGCGGAACTACACCGCGACCCAGCGGAGCGTCTCGGTCGCGCCGAGTTCGCTGCTCGGTCCGTTCTTCTGGCGTGACGAGAGCCGCGGCTGA
- a CDS encoding DUF1540 domain-containing protein codes for MSSLMEMPQVVECSIDGCGYNHEHGCHAGAVTIAAHGSEAECATFIPLTAKGGLEKVIAHVGACQRGECSHNESLECNASSIRVGAGPQGADHADCLTYSPR; via the coding sequence ATGAGCAGCCTGATGGAGATGCCCCAGGTCGTCGAGTGTTCGATCGACGGCTGCGGATACAACCACGAGCACGGCTGCCACGCCGGCGCCGTGACGATCGCCGCGCACGGCAGCGAGGCCGAGTGCGCCACGTTCATCCCCCTCACCGCCAAGGGCGGCCTCGAGAAGGTCATCGCGCACGTCGGTGCCTGCCAGCGCGGAGAGTGCTCGCACAACGAGTCGCTCGAGTGCAACGCCTCCTCGATCCGCGTCGGGGCCGGCCCGCAGGGCGCCGACCACGCGGACTGCCTGACCTACAGCCCCCGCTGA
- a CDS encoding heat shock protein transcriptional repressor HspR gives MARNEAPTGSEIPFNAYDDAPVLAISQAATLAGMHPQTLRQYDRLGLVTPRRTMGRGRRYSQRDVAKLLEVQRLSQEEGINLAGIRRILTLEEQVSRLESRLDALSAQLEGGRVFAAGVSGDVVMVPRGRRVRRSAGERTVDAGRGGQVVETGEARALVLWRPGRGS, from the coding sequence ATGGCCAGGAACGAGGCTCCCACGGGGAGCGAGATCCCGTTCAACGCGTACGACGACGCCCCCGTGCTCGCCATCTCGCAGGCCGCGACGCTCGCCGGGATGCACCCGCAGACCCTGCGCCAGTACGACCGCCTGGGACTCGTGACCCCGCGCCGCACCATGGGGCGCGGACGCCGCTACTCCCAGCGGGACGTCGCCAAGCTCCTCGAGGTCCAGCGGCTCTCCCAGGAGGAGGGCATCAACCTCGCGGGCATCCGTCGCATCCTCACGCTCGAGGAGCAGGTGAGCCGGCTCGAGTCCCGACTCGACGCCCTCTCCGCCCAGCTCGAAGGAGGGCGCGTGTTCGCCGCCGGGGTGAGCGGCGACGTCGTCATGGTGCCGCGCGGGCGGCGGGTGCGCCGCTCGGCGGGGGAGCGGACGGTGGACGCCGGTCGCGGCGGCCAGGTCGTCGAGACCGGCGAGGCACGGGCGCTCGTGCTGTGGCGACCCGGCCGGGGCTCCTGA
- a CDS encoding DnaJ C-terminal domain-containing protein: MTGQDWIEKDFYAALGVPKDADDAAIKKAYRKLARTYHPDQNQGDAKAEAKFKEIGEAYAVLSDAEQRQQYDAIRAMAGGGARFSAGAGGPAGGSGGFEDIFGGMFGGGGGGGGRVRYSTQSGGGGGFEDILGSMFGGGAGQTGFRPNAGYQRPQAGADVHSSATLGFRPAVEGSTVNVTTEGRTITARIPAGVRDGQKIRLRGKGRPGVAGGAPGDLVITVHVTPHPVFSVDEKHNLRLTVPVTFAEAALGATIEVPTLDGKPVKVKVPAGTPSGRTLRVKGKGVKTAKATGDLLVTIQVVVPQKLSKAAKEAVEALAAATDGESTDVRADLFGRAAE, translated from the coding sequence TTGACCGGTCAGGACTGGATCGAGAAGGACTTCTACGCCGCGCTTGGCGTCCCCAAGGATGCCGACGACGCCGCGATCAAGAAGGCGTACCGCAAGCTGGCCCGCACGTATCACCCCGACCAGAACCAGGGTGACGCGAAGGCCGAGGCGAAGTTCAAGGAGATCGGCGAGGCCTACGCGGTCCTGTCCGACGCCGAGCAGCGCCAGCAGTACGACGCGATCCGTGCCATGGCCGGCGGGGGCGCCCGCTTCTCCGCAGGAGCCGGTGGACCCGCCGGCGGTTCCGGCGGGTTCGAGGACATCTTCGGCGGCATGTTCGGCGGAGGCGGCGGCGGGGGAGGCCGCGTCCGGTACTCCACGCAGAGCGGTGGTGGCGGCGGCTTCGAGGACATCCTCGGGTCGATGTTCGGCGGCGGGGCAGGCCAGACCGGCTTCCGCCCCAACGCCGGGTACCAGCGCCCGCAGGCGGGCGCCGACGTGCACTCGTCGGCCACGCTCGGGTTCCGGCCCGCGGTCGAGGGCTCGACCGTCAACGTCACGACCGAGGGCCGCACCATCACGGCCCGCATCCCGGCAGGCGTCCGCGACGGCCAGAAGATCCGGCTGCGCGGCAAGGGACGCCCCGGCGTCGCGGGCGGCGCCCCCGGCGACCTGGTCATCACGGTGCACGTCACGCCGCACCCCGTGTTCTCGGTCGACGAGAAGCACAACCTGCGCCTGACCGTCCCCGTGACGTTCGCGGAGGCCGCGCTCGGCGCGACCATCGAGGTCCCGACGCTCGACGGCAAGCCCGTCAAGGTCAAGGTCCCCGCGGGCACGCCGTCGGGACGCACGCTGCGCGTCAAGGGCAAGGGCGTCAAGACGGCCAAGGCGACGGGCGACCTGCTCGTCACGATCCAGGTCGTCGTGCCGCAGAAGCTCTCGAAGGCCGCCAAGGAGGCCGTCGAGGCGCTCGCCGCCGCGACCGACGGCGAGAGCACCGACGTGCGCGCCGACCTGTTCGGGCGCGCGGCAGAGTAG
- the grpE gene encoding nucleotide exchange factor GrpE, with the protein MTSDAQGPEELGSEDQPFHFTDKRKVTPEGQPKEAAPEGASSVPGSAGNDAESDPLAGLDFEPTGEAGDDAALLAAQSEAAAHLDALQRERASFTNYRNRSLRDQEAARVKGVEDVLAALLPVLDDIDRARQHGELDGPFVAISDKLDASLAKFGIERYGVVGEEFDPTVHEALMHQVDPAATSATVNMVIEPGYRIGEKIVRAARVSVVGPE; encoded by the coding sequence GTGACGAGCGACGCGCAGGGCCCCGAGGAGCTCGGCTCCGAGGACCAGCCCTTCCACTTCACGGACAAGCGCAAGGTGACCCCGGAGGGGCAGCCCAAGGAGGCTGCCCCCGAGGGGGCCAGCTCCGTGCCCGGTTCGGCCGGGAACGACGCGGAGAGCGACCCGCTGGCCGGGCTCGACTTCGAGCCCACCGGCGAGGCCGGGGACGACGCAGCGCTTCTCGCTGCGCAGTCCGAGGCGGCTGCCCACCTCGACGCCCTCCAGCGCGAGCGGGCCAGCTTCACCAACTACCGCAACCGGTCGCTGCGTGACCAGGAGGCCGCGCGCGTCAAGGGCGTCGAGGACGTCCTGGCCGCGCTCCTGCCGGTCCTCGACGACATCGACCGGGCGCGCCAGCACGGCGAGCTCGACGGCCCGTTCGTCGCGATCTCCGACAAGCTCGACGCGAGCCTGGCGAAGTTCGGCATCGAGCGGTACGGCGTCGTGGGCGAGGAGTTCGACCCGACCGTCCACGAGGCGCTCATGCACCAGGTGGACCCGGCCGCGACGTCGGCCACGGTCAACATGGTCATCGAGCCGGGCTACCGGATCGGCGAGAAGATCGTGCGCGCCGCGCGCGTCTCGGTCGTCGGACCGGAGTAG